AACCCACGCTCAGCTCGGCCGGCCCGGCGCAGTCCGGGACGAGCGCGGCGAGCACCGCGTCCGGCCCCAGCTCGACGAACCGGTTCACGCCTTCCGCGGCCAGCCCGCGGAGGGCGTCGGCGAACCGGACGGTCTCCCGCACGTGCCGCACCCAGTACTCCGGCGTCGCGACGTCACCGGCCGCCACGACCGGGATCCGCGGCGGTTGGTAGGTCAGCCCCTCCGCGACCGCGGCGAACTCTTCGAGCATCGGGTCCATGAGCGGCGAGTGGAACGCGTGCGAGACGTCCAATTGCTTGGTCTTGCGGCCCAGTGCCGCGAAGTGCTCCTTGAGCGCCAGCACGGCTTCGGTCTCACCCGAAACGACCACGGCTTCGGGTCCGTTCACTGCGGCCAGCGAGACGCGGTCGTCCAGCAGCGGGACGACTTCGTCCTCGGGAGCGGCGATCGCGACCATGGCTCCGCCCTCCGGCAATGCCTCCATGAGCCGGCCGCGCGCGGCGACGAGCTTGGCCGCGTCGGCGAGCGAAAGCACCCCGGCGACGTGCGCCGCGGCAAGCTCGCCGATGGAGTGACCCGCGAGGAAGTCCGGGCGGACGTCCCAGGACTCCAGGAGCCGGAACAACGCCACCTCGACCGCGAACAGCGCGGGCTGGGTGAAGCCGGTCCGGTCGAGCCGGGCCGCGTCGTCACCGAAGACGACGTCGCGCAGCGGCAGGTCGAAGTGCGCGCAGACCGCGTCGAAGGCGTCGGCGAAGACCGGGAACCGCGCGTACAGCTCCTGGCCCATGCCGAGTCGCTGCGCGCCCTGTCCGGTGAACAGGAACGCCGCCCGGCCGGCTCGGGCGACGTGCTGCCGCAGCCCGGCGGCGGGCCGGTCCGCGGCCAGTGCGGCCAGCCCGTCGCGCAGTTCGCCGAGGCTCTCGCCGACGACCACCGCGCGGTGCCCGAACTTCGCCCGGGCGGCGAGCGATCGGGCGACGTCGGCCGCGTCCACTTCGGACTCGGTCGCCGCCAGCAGGCGCCGGGCCTGGCCGCGCAGCGCGGCTTCGGACCGGGCCGACACCGGCCACGCGGTGAACCGCTGCTGCGTGACGACTTCCGCCGGCTCAGGCAGCGGAGGTGCTTCTTCGAGGATCGTGTGCACGTTGGTGCCGCTGACCCCGAACGAGGACACCGCCGCGCGGCGCGGGTGACCGTTCGCGGCCCACTCGACCGGCTCGGACAGCAGCTGGACCTGCCCGGCGGACCAGTCGATGTGCGGCGACGGCGTTTCGGCGTGCAGTGTGCGCGGCAGGACGCCGTTGCGCAGCGCCTGCACCATCTTGATCACGCCCGCGATGCCCGACGCGGCCTGGGTGTGCCCGATGTTGGACTTCACCGACCCGAGCCACAGCGGCCGTTCGCGGTCCTGGCCGTAGGTGGCGATGAGCGCCTGCGCCTCGATCGGGTCGCCCAGCGTGGTGCCCGTCCCGTGGGCTTCCACAGCGTCCACATCGGACGGTGCGAGCGCCGCGTCGGCCAGCGCCGCGCGGATCACCCGCTGCTGCGCGGGCCCACTCGGGGCGGTCATGCCGTTGGACGCGCCGTCCTGGTTGACCGCGCTGCCTCGCACGACCGCGAGCACCGGGTGCCCGCGCCGCTGAGCGTCGGAAAGCCGTTCCACCAGCACCATGCCGACGCCCTCGGCCCAGCCCGCGCCATCGGCGTCCGCTGAGAACGCGCGGCACCGGCCGTCCGGGGACAGCGCGCGCTGCCGGCTGAACTCGACGAACGTGTCGACCGAGGAGATCACCGTGACCCCGCCGGCCAGCGCGAGGTCGCATTCGCCGGAGCGCAGGGCCTTGACCGCCCAGTGCAGCGCGACCAGCGACGACGAGCACGCCGTGTCGACCGTGACCGCCGGGCCCTCGAAGCCGAAGGTGTAGGCGATCCGGCCGGACGCGACGCTGCCCGCGCTGCCGGTCGCCAGGTGCCCCTCGAACTCGCCGGGCGCGTGCCGCACCCGGGCGCCGTAGTCGTGGTAGTTGGAGCCGACGAACACGCCGGTCCGGCTGCCGCGCAGCAGCGCCGGGTCGATGCCGGCGCGCTCGACGGCCTCCCACGACGTTTCCAGCAGCAGCCGCTGCTGCGGGTCGATCGCGGGCGCCTCGCGCGGCGCGATCCCGAAGAACGCCGGGTCGAACTCCGCCGCGTCGTGCAGGAAGCCACCGCCGCGCGTGTAGAAGGTGCCGGGCTTGTCCGGGTCGGCGTCGAAGAGGCCTTCGACGTCCCAGCCGCGGTCGGCCGGGAACTCCCCGACCGCGTCGACGCCGTCGGCGACGAGCCGCCACAGGTCGTCCGGGCCGGCGACGCCGCCGGGGTAGCGGCAGGACATCGCGACGATGGCGATCGGCTCGTCGGTGCCCGCCACCACCGGGGCGGCGGTCTCGGTCACCGCGTCGCCCACCAGCTCACGCCGGACGTGGCCGGCCAGCGCGACGGCGGTCGGGTGGTCGAAGACGAGCGTGACCGGCAGCCGCAGGCCGGTGACTTCACCCAGCCGGTTGCGCAGGTCGACGGCGGTGAGCGAGTCGAAGCCGAGGTCGCGGAAGGCGCGGTCGGGCTCGATCGACTCGGGTCCGGGGTAGCCGAGCGCCACCGCGGCCTGGCTCCGGATGAGGTCCAGGACCAGCCGGTGCTGCTCGTCTTCGCCGAGGCCCGCGAGCCGCTGCACCCAGCCCGTTTCGACGGCTTCGGCTTCCGGCGCCGCGGCTTCGGGGATGCCCAGCAGTGCGGCACTCGGCCGGCCCTGGGCGAGGGTCTTGCGGTAGCGGTCCCAGCGGATGTCGGCGACCGCCAGCACGGTCTCGTCCTCGTCGAGGGCCTGTTGCAGCGCAAGGAGAGCCAGTTCGGGGTCCATCGCGGGCAGGCCCTGCTCGGCGAGGCCTTCACCGCGGCCGCCGGCCCACGCACCCCAGGCGACGGCGGTCGCGGGCAGGCCTGCGGCCCGGCGCTCGCGGGCGAGCGTGTCGAGGTAGGTGTTGGCCGCGGCGTAGCTCGCCTGGCCCGGCCCGCCGAGCGTGCCCGCCAGGGACGAGAACAGGACGAACGCCGAGAGGTCGCGGTTCGCGGTCAGCTCGTGCAGGTGGCGTGCGGCGTCGGCCTTGGGCCGCAGCACGGTCGCGATCCGCTCGGGGGTGAGGCCGTCGAGGACGCCGTCGTCGAGCACCGCGGCGGCGTGCACCACCGCGGTCAGGTCCGGCAGGCCGGAGAGGAGCTCGGCGAGCTGGTCGCGGTCGGCGACGTCACAGGTCGCGACGGTCAGTTCGGTGCCGAGGTCGGCGAGTTCGGCGTTCAGCTCGGGGAGGTCCAGCCCGCGGCGGCTGGTGAGGACCAGCCGCTCGGCGCCGGCCCGGGCGAGCCAGCGGGCCAGGTGCGGGCCGACTCCGCCGGTACCGCCGGTGAGCAGCACGGTGCCGGCGGCCTGCCACGGCGTCGTCGTGCCGCGGGCCGGGGTCGCGCGGACGAGCCGGCGGCCGAAGACGCCGGACGCGCGCACGGCGACCTGGTCCTCGTCGGGCGAGCCGAGCACGGCGGCGAGCCGGGCGAAGACGCGGGCGTCCAGGTCGGCCGGGAGGTCGACGAGACCACCGAAGCGCTGCGGGTACTCCACGGCCGCGATCCGGCCGAAGCCCCAGGTCAGCGCCTGCTCGGCCGCACGGATCGGGTCCAGGTCACCGGTGCTGACCGCTCCGCTGGTGGCCCACCAGAGCGGCGCGTCGATACCGGCGTCGCCGAGGGCGTGCAGCAGCGTCAGGTTCGCTTCGAAGCCGTCGAGCGCCAAGAGGGAAAGCACGCCTTCGCACGGGCCCGCTTCGCGCAGCAGCTCGGCGTACCGCTCGCGGTCCACTTCGGACGGAAGTTCCAGCAGGCGCGCGCCGAGCCCGTCTGCGACGGCCTGCCCGTCGTGCCCGGCCGGGGCGATGACCAGCCAGTTCGGGACGATGGTTCCGGACGCGACGGCGAGCGGGGTCCACTCGACCCGGTACCGCCAGCCGTCCACAGTGGACCCGGCTTGCCGCCGGTCGCGCCAGGCGGCCAGCGCTTCGAGGTCGGACTGCTCGACGGCGGCCCAGAACTCGTCGTCCAGCGCCTCGGCACCGCGGGCGGGGGTGTCCAGCCAGTAGCGCTGGTGCTGGAAGGCATACGTCGGCAGCGGGATCGTCGCGGCGCCCGGGAAGACCGGCGCCCAGTCGACGTCGACGCCGCGGACGTGCAGTTCGGCCAAGGACGTGCGGAACCGGGCCAGGCCGCCCTCGCCGCGGCGCAGCGTGCCGGTCGCGACGGCGTCCGGGACCGCCTCGGCGATCGCGGACGTGACGACCGGGTGCGGGCTGACCTCCACGAACACCGAGTGCTCGCGCGCCGCGAGCACCTCGACGGTCTGGGTGAACAGCACCGGCTGCCGCAGGTTGCGGTACCAATACCCGGCGTCCAGGGTGGCGGTGTCGATCGGCTCGGCCGACACCGTCGAGTAGAACGGGACCTCGCCGGTGCGCGGCTCGATAGCGGCGAGCACTTCGAGCAACTCGCTCTCGATCGCCTCCACGTGCGCCGAGTGCGAAGCGTAGTCCACCGGGATCAGCCGGGACCGGACGCCGGCCGCCTGGCACTGGGCGAGCAGTTCGTCCAGCGCCTCGGGCTCACCGCAGACGACGGTCGACGACGGGCTGTTGAACGCGGCGATGGTGATCCGGCCGGCCCACTCCGCCAGCAGGCTCTCGACCTGCTCGGCCCCGAGGGCGATCGACGCCATTCCGCCCCGGCCCGCGAGGCCGGCGGCGATCGCCTTGCTGCGCAACGCGACCACGCGCGCACCGTCCACCAGGGACAGTCCACCCGCGACGACGGCTGCGGCGATCTCGCCCTGCGAGTGCCCCACGACGGCGTCCGGCGAGACGCCGTGGGACTGCCACAGTGCGGCCAGCGAAACCATGACCGCCCACGACACCGGCTGCACCACGTCGACCCGGTCCAGCGCACCTTCGCGCAGCTCGGAGAACGGCGACCAGTCGACGAACGACGCCAGCGCCGCCGCGCACGCCCCGAACCGCTCCGCGAACACCGGCGACGAATCCAGCAGCTCCACGGCCATCCCGGCCCACTGCGCGCCCTGGCCCGGGAACACGAACACCGTCCGGCCGCTCGCACCCGCCACGCCGGTGACCACCGACGCGCTCGGCGTCCCGGTGGCCAGGCCGTGCAGGCCGTGCAGCAGTTCTTCGCGGTCGTCGCCGAGCACCACGGTCCGGTGCTCGAACGCGGTGCGCGTCGCAGCGAGGGACCAGCCGACGTCGGCGATGTCCGCGGCGCCGAAGGCCGCCAGCTTCTCCGCCTGCGCGGACAGCCCGGCCGCCGAGCGGGCCGACAGCACCCATGGCACCGGACCCGCGACCGGCTCGCGCTCGATCGGTTCGGGCTCGGGCGTGGGGTCGTGTTCGAGCAGGACGTGGGCGTTGGTGCCGCCGACGCCGAACGAGGAGACGCCGACGCGGCGGGGTCCCGGCTTGTCCGGCCACGGCGTCGCCTCGGTGAGCAGTTCGAGGGCACCGGAAGACCAGTCGACGTGCGGTGACGGGTGTTCCGAGTGCAGCGAGCGCGGCAAGACGCCGTGTCGCATGGCCAGGACCATCTTGATGACACCCGCGGCACCCGCCGCGGCCTGGCTGTGCCCGATGTTCGACTTGACCGAACCGAGCCACAGCGGGGCGGACCGGTCGCGGCCGTAGGTGGCCAGCAGGGCCTGGGCCTCGATCGGGTCGCCCAGGGTGGTGCCCGTGCCGTGCGCCTCGACGGCGTCCACTTCGGACGGTTCGAGGCCGGCCGCGGCCAGCGCGGAGAGGATCACGCGCTGCTGCGAAGGCCCGTTCGGAGCGGTCAGGCCGTTGGACGCGCCGTCCTGGTTGGTCGCGGTGCCGCGGACCACGGCCAGCACGCGGTGGCCGCGGCGGCGAGCGTCCGAAAGCCGTTCGACGAGCAGCATGCCGACGCCCTCGGCCAGGCCCATGCCGTCGGCCTCCGCGGAGAACGGCTTGCTGCGGCCGTCGGCGGCCAGCGCGCGCTGGCGGCTGAACGCGACGAACGGTGCCGGGGTCGACATCACCGCGACGCCGCCGGCGAGCGCGAGGTCGCACTCCCCCGACCGCAGCGCCTGGCCGGCCAGGTGCAGGGCGACCAGCGAAGACGAGCAGCCGGTGTCGATCGTGACCGCCGGGCCTTCGAGCCCGAAGGTGTAGGCGACGCGCCCGGACGTGACGCTGCCGGTGCCGCCGGTGACCAGGTGGCCTTCGACGCCTTCGGGGACGTCCCGCAGCCGCTGGCCGTAGTCGTGGCCGCTGGCCCCGACGAACACGCCGGTGCGGCTGCCGCGGACGGTGGCCTGGTCGAACCCGGCGTCCTCGAAGGCTTCCCACGCGGCTTCCATGACGACGCGCTGCTGCGGGTCCATCGCGAGGGCTTCGCGCGGGCTGATGCCGAAGAAGGCCGGGTCGAACTCGGCGGCGTCGTAGAGGAACCCGCCGGCGCGGGTGTAGCTGTGGCCGGCGCTGTCGGGGTCGGGGTCGTAGAGGTCGCCCGGGTGCCAGCCGCGGTCGCCGGGGAACTCGCCGATGGCGTCGGCCTCGGCCATCATCAGGTCCCACAGCTGCTGCGGGCTGCCGATGCCGCCGGCGAACCGGCAGCTCATGCCGACGATGGCCAGGGGCTCGTCGGTCGCCGTGACCGGTGCGGCCACGGCGGGTGCGGGGGCGCCGAGGACCTCGGTGCGGACGTGCCGCGCCAGGGTCGTCGCGTTCGGGTAGTCGAACACGAGGGTGGCGGACAGCTTGAGGCCGGTGGCGGCGGTGAGCCGGTTGCGCAGCTCGATCGCGGTCAGCGAGTCGAAGCCCAGCTCCCGGAACGCGCGTGCCGCGTCGACGTCCTCCGGCCCGGCGTAGCCGAGCACGGCGGCCGCGTGCTTGCGGACCAGGCCGAGCAGCTCGCGTTCCTGGTCCGCTTCGGACAGTGCGGACAGCTTGGCGCGCAACGCACCCGCCGCGCCGGTCTCCTCTTCGGTGACCTCCGACTCGGCGGCCAGCACGGCCGCGACCTCGGGCACTTCGGACAGCAGCGGACGCGGGCGGGCGGCGGTGAAGACCGGGACGAACCGCTCCCAGTCGATGTCGGCGACGGCCAGGAACGGCTCGTCGTGGTCGAGCACCTGGCCGAGCCCGAGCAGGGCCGGTGCCGGGGCCATGAACGGGATCCCGCGCCACTTGAGCTGGTCGGCGACGACGTCGGAGACCATGCCGTCGCCGGCCCAGATGCCCCAGGCGACCGAGGTCCCGGCCAGGCCACGGGCGCGGCGGCTTTCGGCGAGTGCGTCGACGTAGGCGTTCGCGGCGGCGTACGCGCCGTGGTCACCACTGCCCCACACGCCGGCGACGGAGGAGTACAGCACGAAGGCGTCGAGGTCGGC
This genomic window from Amycolatopsis mongoliensis contains:
- a CDS encoding type I polyketide synthase, whose amino-acid sequence is MTGKPSQERTQMRNEDKLRDYLKRVTADLKLANRRLHDVTERRAEPIALVSMSCRFPGGVTDPEQLWDLLAEGRDAVSPWPADRGWDPDLYDPDPERVGRSYVRDGCFLTDAAQFDPAFFGISPREAVAMDPQQRLLLETTWEAFERAKLDAAGLRGSKTGVFVGASNQGYAGGVVTAPEGLEGLLLTGGSAAVLSGRLAYTFGLEGPAVTVDTMCSSSLVALHLAVSALRNDECSMALACGATVMANPRNFVEFSRQRGLSSDGRCRAFSADADGTGWGEGVGVVLLERLSDARRNGHPVLAVIRGTAINQDGASNGLTAPNGLSQQRVIEAALANARLAPEQVDVVEAHGTGTKLGDPIEAQALQATYGRDRERPLLLGTVKSNIGHTQAASGVAGVIKMVLALRAGVLPKTLFVGEPTPHVDWSDGAVSLLTEQTPWPETGAPRRAGVSSFGGSGTNAHVVLEGVTDEPEETSESTVDTAVWVLSGRSDAALKARAAELAELRDGNIADVGWSLAATRSAFEHRAAVIGRDLPALTAGVREIAESGAAAGGNVVAGEAQAVGGTVLVFPGQGAQWAGMAVDLLTASPVFAVRMAECESALSAFVDWKLTDVLDDAAALERVDVVQPVSWAVMVSLAALWAAHGVTPDAVVGHSQGEIAAAVVAGALSLSDGAKVVALRSKLIAGRLAGLGAMASVAAPEAQVEPLLADGRVSIAAVNGPASVVISGEIGAVEEVLARAESEGLRVRRIPVDYASHSAVVEVLEAELFEALADLEPRAPRIAFVSSVTGEAAGTLDAAYWYRNLRQRVRFQDATRTLIADGHRFFVESSPHPVLGGGIQETLDDLVDPGSAAVVGTLRRGEGGLTRFLTSVAHLWTQGHDVDWSAVYPEARPVALPTYPFQRQRYWLETPVETAAEADGEFWDAVEDGALTEELGVTAETPWQEVLPALADWRHRRTELSTVDQWRYRITWHPVVDPAPALSGTWLVVHAPDGCLDALEKAGAVVRTLRVDEADDRASLAERLRGESDITGVLSLLALDERAHATHPVLSRGLAANLLLSQALGDAGITAPLWLATQGTAAVLPGDELPHPGQATTWGLGRVLALEHPDRWGGLVDLPETLDEPAATRLCAALAGIGDEDQLAVRESGLYQRRLRRAPVQGTAPEWRTSGTALITGGTGGLGAHVARWLVGRGAEHLVLTSRRGPDAPGAALLRAELEAMGVEVTIAACDVADRDALTSLVSGLRDIRTVVHTAGVGLLAPLSDTDLPEFEEGARAKLAGARHLDALFGEADLDAFVLYSSVAGVWGSGDHGAYAAANAYVDALAESRRARGLAGTSVAWGIWAGDGMVSDVVADQLKWRGIPFMAPAPALLGLGQVLDHDEPFLAVADIDWERFVPVFTAARPRPLLSEVPEVAAVLAAESEVTEEETGAAGALRAKLSALSEADQERELLGLVRKHAAAVLGYAGPEDVDAARAFRELGFDSLTAIELRNRLTAATGLKLSATLVFDYPNATTLARHVRTEVLGAPAPAVAAPVTATDEPLAIVGMSCRFAGGIGSPQQLWDLMMAEADAIGEFPGDRGWHPGDLYDPDPDSAGHSYTRAGGFLYDAAEFDPAFFGISPREALAMDPQQRVVMEAAWEAFEDAGFDQATVRGSRTGVFVGASGHDYGQRLRDVPEGVEGHLVTGGTGSVTSGRVAYTFGLEGPAVTIDTGCSSSLVALHLAGQALRSGECDLALAGGVAVMSTPAPFVAFSRQRALAADGRSKPFSAEADGMGLAEGVGMLLVERLSDARRRGHRVLAVVRGTATNQDGASNGLTAPNGPSQQRVILSALAAAGLEPSEVDAVEAHGTGTTLGDPIEAQALLATYGRDRSAPLWLGSVKSNIGHSQAAAGAAGVIKMVLAMRHGVLPRSLHSEHPSPHVDWSSGALELLTEATPWPDKPGPRRVGVSSFGVGGTNAHVLLEHDPTPEPEPIEREPVAGPVPWVLSARSAAGLSAQAEKLAAFGAADIADVGWSLAATRTAFEHRTVVLGDDREELLHGLHGLATGTPSASVVTGVAGASGRTVFVFPGQGAQWAGMAVELLDSSPVFAERFGACAAALASFVDWSPFSELREGALDRVDVVQPVSWAVMVSLAALWQSHGVSPDAVVGHSQGEIAAAVVAGGLSLVDGARVVALRSKAIAAGLAGRGGMASIALGAEQVESLLAEWAGRITIAAFNSPSSTVVCGEPEALDELLAQCQAAGVRSRLIPVDYASHSAHVEAIESELLEVLAAIEPRTGEVPFYSTVSAEPIDTATLDAGYWYRNLRQPVLFTQTVEVLAAREHSVFVEVSPHPVVTSAIAEAVPDAVATGTLRRGEGGLARFRTSLAELHVRGVDVDWAPVFPGAATIPLPTYAFQHQRYWLDTPARGAEALDDEFWAAVEQSDLEALAAWRDRRQAGSTVDGWRYRVEWTPLAVASGTIVPNWLVIAPAGHDGQAVADGLGARLLELPSEVDRERYAELLREAGPCEGVLSLLALDGFEANLTLLHALGDAGIDAPLWWATSGAVSTGDLDPIRAAEQALTWGFGRIAAVEYPQRFGGLVDLPADLDARVFARLAAVLGSPDEDQVAVRASGVFGRRLVRATPARGTTTPWQAAGTVLLTGGTGGVGPHLARWLARAGAERLVLTSRRGLDLPELNAELADLGTELTVATCDVADRDQLAELLSGLPDLTAVVHAAAVLDDGVLDGLTPERIATVLRPKADAARHLHELTANRDLSAFVLFSSLAGTLGGPGQASYAAANTYLDTLARERRAAGLPATAVAWGAWAGGRGEGLAEQGLPAMDPELALLALQQALDEDETVLAVADIRWDRYRKTLAQGRPSAALLGIPEAAAPEAEAVETGWVQRLAGLGEDEQHRLVLDLIRSQAAVALGYPGPESIEPDRAFRDLGFDSLTAVDLRNRLGEVTGLRLPVTLVFDHPTAVALAGHVRRELVGDAVTETAAPVVAGTDEPIAIVAMSCRYPGGVAGPDDLWRLVADGVDAVGEFPADRGWDVEGLFDADPDKPGTFYTRGGGFLHDAAEFDPAFFGIAPREAPAIDPQQRLLLETSWEAVERAGIDPALLRGSRTGVFVGSNYHDYGARVRHAPGEFEGHLATGSAGSVASGRIAYTFGFEGPAVTVDTACSSSLVALHWAVKALRSGECDLALAGGVTVISSVDTFVEFSRQRALSPDGRCRAFSADADGAGWAEGVGMVLVERLSDAQRRGHPVLAVVRGSAVNQDGASNGMTAPSGPAQQRVIRAALADAALAPSDVDAVEAHGTGTTLGDPIEAQALIATYGQDRERPLWLGSVKSNIGHTQAASGIAGVIKMVQALRNGVLPRTLHAETPSPHIDWSAGQVQLLSEPVEWAANGHPRRAAVSSFGVSGTNVHTILEEAPPLPEPAEVVTQQRFTAWPVSARSEAALRGQARRLLAATESEVDAADVARSLAARAKFGHRAVVVGESLGELRDGLAALAADRPAAGLRQHVARAGRAAFLFTGQGAQRLGMGQELYARFPVFADAFDAVCAHFDLPLRDVVFGDDAARLDRTGFTQPALFAVEVALFRLLESWDVRPDFLAGHSIGELAAAHVAGVLSLADAAKLVAARGRLMEALPEGGAMVAIAAPEDEVVPLLDDRVSLAAVNGPEAVVVSGETEAVLALKEHFAALGRKTKQLDVSHAFHSPLMDPMLEEFAAVAEGLTYQPPRIPVVAAGDVATPEYWVRHVRETVRFADALRGLAAEGVNRFVELGPDAVLAALVPDCAGPAELSVGSLLRKGHDEERSLLMALAGLHTAGADVDWAAVLTGGGHVELPTYAFQRERYWLDVPAVAGNVAGAGLSETEHPLLGASVSLAGSDGALFTSLLSATSHPLLAQHVVLGSVLLPGTAFMELAVHAAEKVGCERVEELTLAAPLVLPETGGVRLQVAVGGPDRFGTRSIDIYSRADGALEDEPWTTHASGSLAATAAPAAGDLTGAWPPAGAEPIDLDGLYDRIAANGFDYGPAFQGLHRAWRVGDEIFAEVGLPAEERAEAERFGLHPALLDAALHTVALRDESRAVLPFAWSGVTLHAGGASALRVRVTGQGDDTVALVVADQDGLPVATIGALTLRPVSAEQLEVARSAYHESLFRVGWVMAPITPVSHSAAERWAVVGHDVGVRVTKALGTAGVPVESYPDFDALGAAVAAGAPVPEVVVMTSGPQHDEDVARAVRTATHGALEQVQEWLASERFAGSRLVFVTKGAIATRVGEGITDLATAAVVGLVRSAQSENPGRFVLVDLDDREVSYAALPSAVACGEPHVAVRIGAIQVPRLARVPATSPAPVGAWDPEGTVLITGATGTLGTLVARHLVTARGARRLVLTSRRGPAAEGAQELVEELTAWGADVTMAACDVADRDSLAALLAAIPAEHPLTAVVHTAGVLDDGVVSALTTRQLDTALRPKVDAAWHLHELTAGMNLAGFVVFSSLAGTFGGTGQANYAAANAFLDALAHVRRAQGLPGLSLAWGLWAERSGMTGKLGEADLSRLARGGVEPMPSEEGLDLFDVACTLDEAVLLPVRLVVEAMRDRVGEDAIPVILRSLIRTPVRRAVRATTAPADPVDSLTHRLAGMSEAERDGALLDLVRTHAATVLGYAGPDAIEPDRGFLELGFDSLSAVELRNLLGAATGLRLPATLLFDYPSTTVLVAYLRSELVPDVPAAILPALAELDRVEFALPELLADSQARATLGTRLQELLARVNGASGTVTAVEEKLESATDDEMFALIDELDLD